One Desulforhopalus sp. DNA segment encodes these proteins:
- a CDS encoding efflux RND transporter periplasmic adaptor subunit, which produces MRSLKILLIVAVVLAGVSWLGYSSWLAYQPKPTKLQGQIEAQQYNISSKVAGRINEVLVKKGDQVQQGQLIFTIQSPEIDAKLAQAMAGQDTAQAVAEGVSSGARKQQIAAAKDQWQQAKAAAGLAEKTFLRINNLYRDGVVAEQKRDEAATHFQAASHAADAAYQNYKLAEEGARAEDKRAAQGKVQMAAGAVAEVEAYASETRIESRYDGEISQILLQSGELAPQGFPVVTVMDMNDAWAIFHVREDRLAEFQKGHEFSVIIPALNNSRHAFRVSHIAVMGDFATWRSTTGDKGFDMRSFEIEARPLQPIDGLRAGMSVLVQQ; this is translated from the coding sequence ATGCGTTCTCTGAAAATCTTGCTGATCGTCGCCGTTGTTCTTGCCGGTGTTTCCTGGCTCGGCTACTCATCCTGGCTCGCCTACCAACCCAAGCCCACGAAGTTACAGGGTCAGATTGAGGCACAACAGTACAATATCAGTTCCAAGGTGGCCGGGCGGATCAATGAGGTTTTGGTCAAAAAAGGCGACCAAGTTCAACAGGGCCAGTTGATTTTCACCATCCAGAGCCCGGAGATCGATGCCAAGCTGGCCCAGGCAATGGCCGGCCAGGATACCGCCCAGGCAGTAGCCGAAGGGGTGAGTTCCGGAGCCAGAAAACAGCAGATCGCCGCCGCCAAAGACCAATGGCAACAGGCCAAGGCAGCCGCCGGGCTGGCGGAAAAGACCTTTCTGCGCATAAACAACCTGTATCGCGACGGCGTTGTTGCCGAACAAAAACGGGACGAGGCCGCAACCCACTTCCAGGCGGCCAGTCATGCGGCCGACGCCGCCTACCAGAACTACAAGTTGGCGGAAGAAGGTGCCCGCGCCGAAGATAAAAGAGCTGCCCAGGGTAAGGTTCAAATGGCGGCCGGAGCGGTGGCCGAGGTCGAGGCCTATGCCTCGGAAACACGGATTGAAAGCCGGTATGACGGTGAAATCAGCCAGATTCTCCTACAGAGCGGCGAGTTGGCACCGCAGGGATTTCCCGTGGTCACGGTTATGGATATGAATGATGCCTGGGCAATCTTTCATGTCCGGGAAGATCGCCTGGCGGAATTCCAGAAAGGCCATGAATTTTCCGTTATCATCCCGGCCCTGAATAATTCCCGTCACGCTTTTCGCGTCAGCCATATTGCGGTTATGGGCGATTTTGCCACCTGGCGGTCGACTACTGGCGATAAGGGCTTTGACATGCGCAGCTTCGAAATTGAAGCAAGGCCCTTGCAACCCATAGACGGCTTGCGGGCAGGGATGAGCGTCCTGGTGCAGCAATGA
- a CDS encoding TolC family protein, protein MKKLLRILSICLLLAGMLNHQPFPASAGETAIGFAEAWQKIAKENDTLAAARENLDQARHKKDAAQDLYMPEIAVSANYMRLNDEVTLSPNDILESMPAGNRLAPLLEGMGRSYGLSGSALNEAFTSTIAERNNRSSRVSGSWPIYAGGRIDAAQDIAAGQEKEAGEKLNMSRQEQFENATRQYFGAVLARLVANTKGELEHGLKQHFDHALLLEQQGQIAKVERIQAEAAYDKAKVEHRKARRDLEIAVIALTRLLKSSEPVIPTDALFVQCTLPPLATFLEQTLSDSPGLAVLKAKQHQAAGLATVEEGKYYPTVALFGNYSLYEEDDLAGKILPDWVVGIGLKIPILERSGRSGNLKAAKSAIRQLEHLQSQAESDLAVLVEKTYRQAEQAVEEYQGLGSSLTLAEETVSLRSKSFQQGLATSLDVVDAETFLAGIKIQRAASVYRYVIALAKLLALSGQMETFFSYQLSQAL, encoded by the coding sequence TTGAAGAAACTATTAAGAATCCTTTCCATCTGCCTCCTGTTAGCAGGCATGCTCAATCACCAGCCATTCCCGGCCAGTGCTGGAGAAACCGCCATCGGTTTTGCCGAGGCCTGGCAGAAGATTGCCAAAGAAAATGATACCCTGGCGGCCGCACGGGAAAACCTTGATCAAGCCAGGCATAAAAAAGATGCGGCCCAAGATCTCTATATGCCGGAGATTGCGGTGTCGGCAAACTATATGCGCCTCAATGACGAGGTGACCCTCTCGCCTAACGATATCCTTGAGAGTATGCCGGCCGGCAACCGTCTTGCTCCGCTGCTTGAAGGGATGGGACGAAGCTATGGTCTGTCCGGTTCGGCTCTCAATGAGGCCTTCACCTCGACAATCGCCGAACGTAACAACCGTTCCAGCAGAGTCAGCGGCTCCTGGCCCATTTATGCCGGCGGACGAATCGATGCCGCCCAGGACATCGCCGCAGGCCAGGAAAAGGAAGCCGGGGAAAAGCTCAACATGAGCCGTCAGGAGCAGTTTGAAAATGCCACCCGGCAGTACTTCGGCGCCGTTCTGGCACGCCTGGTGGCCAATACCAAAGGCGAGCTTGAACACGGCCTGAAACAGCATTTTGACCATGCCCTTCTCCTGGAGCAGCAGGGGCAGATAGCCAAGGTTGAACGTATTCAGGCGGAGGCCGCCTACGACAAGGCGAAGGTTGAACACCGCAAAGCCCGTAGAGATCTGGAGATAGCCGTGATCGCGCTCACCAGATTGCTAAAGAGCAGCGAACCGGTTATCCCGACCGATGCCCTGTTTGTTCAGTGCACGTTGCCGCCGCTAGCAACCTTTCTAGAACAGACCCTCAGCGATTCGCCCGGCCTGGCGGTCCTCAAGGCCAAACAACACCAGGCAGCAGGCTTGGCGACAGTTGAGGAAGGCAAATATTATCCGACAGTTGCCCTCTTCGGAAATTACAGTCTCTATGAGGAAGATGACCTGGCGGGCAAAATTCTGCCCGATTGGGTTGTCGGTATCGGCCTGAAAATTCCCATCCTCGAACGATCTGGACGTTCCGGCAACCTCAAGGCAGCGAAAAGCGCCATTCGCCAACTCGAACACCTGCAAAGTCAGGCGGAAAGCGATCTTGCCGTGCTGGTGGAGAAGACCTACCGCCAGGCCGAACAGGCTGTTGAAGAATACCAGGGCCTGGGCTCAAGCCTTACCCTGGCCGAAGAGACGGTCAGCCTGCGCAGCAAGTCTTTTCAGCAGGGTCTGGCCACGTCACTTGATGTGGTCGATGCCGAAACCTTTCTCGCCGGGATCAAGATCCAGCGCGCAGCCAGCGTTTACAGGTACGTCATCGCCCTGGCAAAACTCCTTGCTCTCAGCGGCCAGATGGAAACATTCTTTAGTTATCAGTTATCCCAAGCCCTATAA
- a CDS encoding DMT family transporter, which translates to MPYLLLVLTTLFWSGNFVVSRGMHTVMPPMALSFWRWALALLILACFGMHHLLAQRQLVKQHKTFLITQGLLGVTGFNSLIYLAMHSTTAINAVLVNSCTPIIIALVAWARFGDRLSPRRCLGVAISLCGVLLIISRGELTSLLQLQFNSGDILVFIASCLWAFYSVGLKKYPQGLHPLAYQTAIAMVGLTALLPLYLLEIASGKSFVVNSGTVVTIVYVAVFASVLAFIFWNRAVSMLGANIAGPFIHLMPVFSTILAVIFLGETLTKNHVTAILLIFGGIFMTTFRAKRM; encoded by the coding sequence ATGCCCTACCTCCTTCTTGTTCTCACCACCCTGTTTTGGTCAGGCAACTTCGTTGTCAGCCGGGGAATGCACACCGTTATGCCACCCATGGCCCTGTCCTTCTGGCGCTGGGCCCTGGCCTTGCTGATCCTCGCCTGCTTCGGCATGCACCATCTTCTCGCCCAGCGACAATTGGTCAAACAACATAAGACCTTTCTCATAACCCAGGGCCTTTTGGGAGTGACCGGCTTCAACAGCCTCATCTACCTGGCCATGCACAGCACCACAGCGATCAACGCCGTTCTGGTCAACTCCTGCACCCCAATCATTATTGCCCTGGTGGCATGGGCCAGATTTGGCGATCGTCTCAGCCCCCGCAGGTGTCTTGGGGTGGCCATTTCCCTTTGCGGTGTTTTATTGATCATCTCCCGCGGCGAATTGACCAGCCTTCTCCAGCTGCAGTTCAACAGCGGCGACATTTTGGTATTTATTGCCTCCTGCCTCTGGGCCTTCTATTCGGTTGGCCTGAAAAAGTACCCGCAGGGCCTGCACCCCCTCGCCTACCAAACCGCCATTGCCATGGTTGGTCTGACTGCCCTGCTGCCCTTGTATCTCCTGGAAATAGCCTCCGGTAAAAGCTTCGTCGTCAATTCCGGGACGGTGGTGACGATCGTCTATGTGGCGGTCTTTGCCTCGGTCCTTGCCTTCATCTTCTGGAATCGGGCGGTAAGCATGCTGGGAGCGAATATTGCCGGGCCCTTCATTCATCTCATGCCGGTCTTCAGCACTATCCTCGCTGTCATCTTCCTGGGTGAGACCCTCACCAAAAACCACGTCACCGCCATCCTCCTCATCTTCGGCGGAATCTTCATGACCACCTTTCGGGCAAAGAGGATGTAA
- a CDS encoding AI-2E family transporter, producing MNKTHINKVTLLSLVVLISGLFLTMIHQFLMAIFMAGLFTAMVSPLHHRLTAKLRGRETLASILTVVGIVLLVLTPLAILITLVVAQAISVGQSVTPWVQGFIKEPSTLSALLAKVPYYEQILPYRDVIIEKAGELVGTVSTFLIDSLSAFTKVTIDAIFSTIIMLYVMFYFLSMGDLLLQKILYFLPLDDNSEQKLLHRFTSVTRATIKGTLIIGVMQGAICGIAFALAGIHGPVFWGTVMAVMSIIPAFGTAIIWLPALVILGLTGHYGGVVILAVLCGAVAGNLDNVLRPRLVGKDTEMHDLFVLFGTLGGITMFGLLGIMLGPIVAALFITIWEIYGEAFKNYLPHVEIILKNPQDNGQS from the coding sequence ATGAATAAAACCCACATCAACAAAGTCACCCTGCTCAGTCTGGTGGTACTGATTTCCGGCCTCTTCCTCACCATGATCCACCAGTTTCTCATGGCGATCTTTATGGCCGGCCTCTTCACGGCGATGGTCAGTCCCCTGCACCACCGGCTCACGGCAAAGTTGCGCGGCCGGGAGACCCTCGCCTCGATACTGACGGTGGTCGGCATCGTTCTGCTCGTCCTCACCCCTCTCGCCATTCTCATTACCTTGGTAGTCGCCCAGGCGATAAGCGTCGGCCAGTCGGTAACCCCTTGGGTGCAAGGTTTTATCAAAGAACCATCAACCCTCTCGGCACTTCTCGCCAAAGTTCCCTACTACGAGCAGATTCTCCCCTACCGGGACGTCATTATCGAGAAGGCCGGAGAGCTTGTCGGCACCGTCTCCACCTTCCTCATCGACTCGCTCTCAGCTTTTACCAAGGTGACCATTGACGCCATTTTTTCTACGATCATCATGCTCTATGTGATGTTCTATTTTCTCTCCATGGGCGACCTGCTCCTCCAAAAAATCCTCTATTTTCTGCCCCTTGACGACAACAGCGAACAGAAGCTGCTGCACCGCTTTACCTCGGTTACCAGGGCGACGATTAAAGGCACCCTGATCATCGGGGTTATGCAGGGGGCAATCTGCGGCATCGCCTTTGCGCTGGCCGGAATCCATGGCCCGGTCTTCTGGGGCACGGTGATGGCGGTCATGTCGATCATTCCGGCCTTCGGCACGGCAATCATCTGGCTACCGGCCCTGGTTATTCTTGGCCTTACCGGACACTACGGCGGGGTGGTTATCCTTGCCGTCCTCTGCGGCGCGGTGGCCGGAAACCTCGACAATGTCCTGCGGCCGCGCCTTGTCGGTAAAGACACGGAAATGCATGATCTTTTTGTCCTGTTTGGCACCCTTGGCGGGATCACTATGTTTGGCCTTTTGGGGATAATGCTCGGACCGATCGTCGCTGCTCTGTTCATCACTATCTGGGAAATTTACGGCGAGGCCTTTAAGAACTACCTGCCGCATGTCGAAATTATCTTGAAAAACCCACAAGATAACGGACAGAGCTAA
- a CDS encoding PilZ domain-containing protein, whose product MQKVNIGENNRVTIVCPRCGKSKNIDTTPYLTARKTAQITLRLKCSACDCGHISCQDCLEYNCTNGNVFAIQLERRKFYRKKVLLTGTLFDIEDRKHPIKILDLSRTGLQMSIHAVKNITPGQKLKASFILDDAKESKVYKEFIVKKAADKIITGEFIDTQSFDHSDKMIGFYLMKPSDGSTTQAG is encoded by the coding sequence ATGCAAAAAGTAAATATTGGCGAAAACAATCGGGTTACCATCGTCTGTCCACGCTGTGGGAAAAGTAAGAACATTGATACTACTCCCTACTTAACTGCTCGGAAAACTGCCCAAATCACCTTAAGATTAAAATGCAGCGCCTGCGATTGCGGCCATATAAGCTGTCAAGATTGCCTTGAATACAACTGTACCAATGGCAATGTCTTTGCAATCCAATTGGAGCGACGGAAATTTTACAGAAAAAAAGTTCTCCTTACCGGCACACTGTTCGATATTGAGGATCGAAAACATCCTATCAAAATCCTCGATCTCTCACGGACCGGTTTGCAAATGTCCATTCACGCGGTCAAAAACATCACTCCCGGCCAAAAGCTGAAAGCTTCGTTCATTCTCGATGATGCTAAAGAATCAAAGGTGTACAAAGAATTCATCGTCAAAAAGGCAGCAGACAAAATCATCACCGGCGAATTCATCGATACCCAGAGTTTTGACCATTCCGACAAGATGATCGGCTTCTATCTCATGAAACCGTCGGATGGCTCTACAACTCAAGCCGGTTAG
- a CDS encoding LUD domain-containing protein, whose translation MDSQQTFLTTIRKSLGLPPTEERSKTTFPGLFRQTNKAEILARIRQRTPQELDKLVGILLSNAKDLNISASVVASRDEAAAAIVHLVKTKNLEFTPTKHVVHHDHPDLNALQLWKCLEGEGVTIHTTFGPDRQLREKTIASFIGITAPAIGVAESATIIQLTKPGQPRSTSLVPSIHIAVLDRKNLVADLAEAYALLKEMALPDSFVCISGPSKTADIEATMVHGAHGPRELHLLVLSPPTNEIAIDTGIPGTEEPVAFQEEYLQCKK comes from the coding sequence ATGGACAGCCAGCAAACATTTCTCACCACCATCCGTAAAAGCCTTGGCTTGCCACCGACGGAGGAGCGGTCAAAAACGACCTTTCCCGGCCTGTTTCGCCAAACGAACAAGGCGGAGATCCTCGCGCGCATTAGGCAGCGGACGCCTCAGGAACTGGATAAGCTCGTTGGGATTCTCCTCAGCAATGCCAAGGATCTCAATATTTCCGCCTCGGTTGTTGCAAGCCGTGACGAGGCGGCGGCCGCGATTGTTCATCTGGTCAAGACCAAGAACCTGGAGTTCACTCCGACCAAGCACGTCGTCCACCACGACCATCCCGATCTCAACGCCCTGCAGCTCTGGAAATGTCTAGAGGGCGAGGGAGTCACCATCCATACCACCTTCGGCCCGGATCGGCAGCTGCGGGAAAAGACCATTGCCTCCTTTATCGGCATCACCGCCCCGGCAATCGGTGTTGCCGAATCGGCCACCATTATCCAACTCACCAAACCGGGCCAACCGCGCTCCACCTCTCTGGTGCCGTCCATCCATATCGCCGTCCTCGACCGGAAAAATCTGGTCGCCGACCTGGCGGAGGCCTACGCACTATTGAAAGAAATGGCCCTCCCCGACAGCTTTGTCTGTATCTCCGGGCCATCGAAGACCGCCGACATCGAGGCGACAATGGTGCATGGCGCCCATGGCCCGCGTGAGCTACATCTGCTTGTTCTGTCTCCCCCAACAAATGAAATTGCTATCGACACAGGCATACCGGGGACAGAAGAACCGGTTGCTTTCCAGGAGGAATACCTGCAATGCAAAAAGTAA
- a CDS encoding LutB/LldF family L-lactate oxidation iron-sulfur protein yields the protein MSKTTPIPPSDYRTAAAAGIASPRLQKSLQGIQNRFGKGAMEFWAKMDDQELRHRVKESRMNTLAHLDIVLAELAKNIRARGGQVYFAATAQDAIDYTLAVAKKNNVKRVVKGKSMTSAEIAIDPALEEAGIEVVETDLGEYIIQLAGDKPSHIIAPCIHLDRAQIGQLFTDKLGIDYSDDPPTLTMAARKALREKMLGAEMGLTGCNLACAETGHISLVSNEGNIRMATTMPDVHVALMGMERVVATFDEHRETLQLLTRGAALQKLSTYVSFQGGPAALTDPDGPREFHLVIIDNGRSKILADPEFREVLACIRCGACLNICPVYGKIGGHAYDSPYCGPIGAVVTPLLDGINKHADLCKGETLCGACRDVCPVENDLPRMLAALRHKLAYGSDRWNTSQHNPAEAYAFALWKLLVSHPVLYRTSLWFGKLFQWPFVRKNKMIGSLAGLATGWTKDRDLPPLAGQTFAQLWKKKYAARRPNESRAQSKEAS from the coding sequence ATGAGCAAGACAACACCGATACCCCCATCCGACTACCGCACCGCAGCCGCCGCCGGAATCGCATCGCCGCGCCTGCAAAAGAGCTTACAGGGTATCCAGAATCGTTTCGGCAAGGGGGCCATGGAGTTTTGGGCCAAGATGGATGACCAGGAGCTGCGCCACCGAGTGAAGGAGTCGCGGATGAACACCCTCGCCCATCTGGATATCGTCCTCGCCGAGCTTGCCAAGAACATCCGGGCCCGCGGCGGTCAGGTGTACTTTGCGGCCACTGCCCAGGATGCCATCGATTACACCCTGGCTGTGGCCAAAAAGAACAATGTCAAACGGGTCGTCAAAGGCAAATCAATGACCTCGGCGGAGATCGCCATCGATCCGGCCCTTGAGGAAGCAGGCATCGAGGTCGTCGAAACCGACCTGGGGGAATACATCATTCAGCTGGCAGGCGACAAGCCCTCCCATATCATCGCCCCCTGCATTCATCTTGATCGGGCGCAGATCGGCCAGCTGTTCACCGATAAACTTGGAATCGACTACAGCGACGACCCGCCGACCCTGACCATGGCCGCCCGCAAGGCCTTGCGAGAGAAGATGCTCGGCGCCGAGATGGGCCTTACCGGCTGCAACCTGGCCTGTGCCGAAACCGGCCATATCAGCCTGGTTTCCAATGAGGGCAACATCCGCATGGCGACCACCATGCCGGATGTGCACGTCGCCCTGATGGGCATGGAACGAGTCGTTGCCACCTTCGATGAACACCGGGAGACCCTTCAGCTGCTCACCCGTGGCGCGGCGCTGCAAAAACTTTCCACCTACGTCAGTTTCCAGGGCGGCCCAGCGGCCTTAACCGACCCGGACGGCCCGCGGGAATTCCACCTGGTGATCATCGACAACGGCCGGAGCAAGATCCTCGCCGACCCCGAGTTCCGCGAGGTGCTCGCCTGCATCCGCTGCGGCGCCTGCCTGAATATCTGCCCGGTCTATGGCAAGATCGGTGGCCATGCTTATGATTCTCCGTACTGCGGGCCGATCGGCGCGGTGGTAACGCCGCTCCTCGACGGTATCAATAAGCATGCCGACCTCTGCAAGGGCGAGACCCTCTGCGGCGCCTGCCGCGACGTCTGCCCCGTCGAAAACGACCTGCCGCGGATGCTGGCCGCCCTCCGTCATAAGCTGGCCTACGGCAGCGACCGCTGGAACACCAGCCAGCACAACCCCGCGGAGGCCTACGCCTTCGCTCTTTGGAAGCTGCTGGTCAGTCATCCTGTTCTCTATCGAACATCGCTATGGTTCGGTAAGTTGTTTCAGTGGCCGTTTGTCCGCAAAAACAAGATGATTGGCAGCCTGGCCGGCCTTGCCACCGGCTGGACCAAGGACCGCGACCTGCCGCCCCTAGCCGGGCAAACCTTCGCCCAGCTGTGGAAGAAGAAATATGCAGCCCGCAGGCCGAACGAATCAAGGGCCCAGAGCAAGGAGGCCAGCTGA
- a CDS encoding (Fe-S)-binding protein, producing the protein MTGTPVSLFIQCLVDSMFPEVGEAMVTVFDRLAIPLVYPKGQTCCGQPAFNSGYRLEAAAAARHFIELFEDAEVVVCPSGSCVHMVRHHYPVLFKDDPVMAARATAIGAKTYEFTQYLVDVLGVTDVMAEYPATVTYHDSCHLSRGLGIARQPRLLLEKVRGLELIEMADSDTCCGFGGTFSINYPEISVAMVDEKIANILATGAEAVVGCDISCLMSILGRMSRRGEKVAVLHIAQILAGNKGGLV; encoded by the coding sequence ATGACTGGAACACCAGTATCACTCTTTATTCAATGCCTGGTCGACAGCATGTTTCCGGAGGTGGGCGAGGCCATGGTTACTGTCTTCGACCGCCTGGCCATCCCTCTCGTCTACCCGAAGGGCCAGACCTGTTGCGGCCAACCCGCCTTTAACAGCGGCTATCGCCTTGAAGCAGCCGCCGCGGCCCGGCACTTTATCGAACTGTTCGAGGATGCCGAAGTCGTCGTCTGCCCATCCGGCTCCTGCGTCCATATGGTTCGTCATCACTATCCGGTGCTTTTTAAGGACGATCCGGTGATGGCCGCACGGGCGACCGCAATAGGCGCAAAAACCTATGAATTTACCCAATATTTAGTCGATGTCCTTGGTGTTACCGATGTCATGGCCGAATACCCCGCAACCGTTACCTACCACGACTCCTGCCATCTCAGCCGCGGCCTCGGTATTGCCCGGCAACCGCGATTGCTCCTCGAAAAGGTACGGGGGCTGGAACTGATCGAGATGGCCGACAGCGATACCTGCTGCGGTTTCGGCGGCACCTTCAGCATCAACTATCCGGAGATCAGCGTCGCCATGGTCGATGAAAAAATTGCCAATATCCTCGCCACTGGAGCCGAGGCGGTGGTCGGCTGCGATATCAGCTGCCTGATGAGTATCCTCGGCCGCATGTCGCGACGCGGCGAAAAGGTTGCAGTTCTGCATATCGCCCAGATACTTGCTGGAAATAAAGGAGGGCTGGTATGA
- a CDS encoding ABC transporter substrate-binding protein: MKRIFKVFLVAAFLMTTATANAGPAKISISQFVEHPALNAINKGFKDDLQENGVATEYKDYNANGNMGTAGQIATQIVADAPDLIVAIATPTAQACAKSYEKAPQLAQTPMLFTGITDPLAAGLVKDLAHPGPNITGVSNQMPMEKHLEMLRRVLPKLTNLGVLYNSGEVNSVSNVKRLKEAAAKMNITVLDGPVTNSADVFQAAQSLVGKVDALFVPTDNTVVSALEAVIKVCERTKLPLFSADTDSVKRGSIAAMGLDYYQHGKQTGAMARKILAGAKPEALPVEFQKELVFHVNPKAAERMGLNLDKAIIDSANTLY, encoded by the coding sequence ATGAAGAGAATTTTCAAGGTGTTTCTGGTCGCGGCCTTTCTGATGACAACGGCTACGGCAAATGCTGGTCCGGCAAAGATTTCCATCAGTCAGTTCGTTGAACATCCGGCCCTCAATGCCATCAACAAGGGTTTCAAGGACGACCTGCAGGAGAACGGTGTCGCCACTGAGTACAAAGATTACAATGCCAACGGCAATATGGGCACGGCTGGGCAGATTGCCACCCAGATCGTTGCCGATGCCCCGGATCTGATCGTGGCCATCGCCACCCCGACCGCCCAGGCCTGTGCCAAGTCGTACGAGAAGGCGCCGCAACTGGCCCAGACACCGATGCTCTTTACCGGCATTACCGATCCCCTGGCAGCAGGCCTCGTCAAGGACCTGGCCCATCCCGGCCCGAATATAACCGGTGTTTCCAATCAGATGCCGATGGAAAAACACCTGGAAATGCTCCGCCGGGTGCTGCCGAAACTTACCAATCTCGGTGTGCTGTACAATAGTGGTGAGGTGAATTCGGTGTCAAACGTCAAACGACTGAAGGAGGCCGCGGCCAAAATGAATATCACCGTCCTTGATGGCCCAGTGACCAATTCGGCCGATGTCTTTCAGGCGGCCCAGAGTCTCGTCGGCAAGGTCGACGCCCTCTTCGTACCCACCGACAATACCGTGGTTTCAGCGCTTGAGGCGGTCATCAAGGTCTGCGAGCGCACCAAGTTGCCGCTCTTTAGCGCCGACACCGACTCGGTCAAGCGCGGCTCCATCGCCGCTATGGGGCTCGATTACTACCAACACGGCAAGCAGACCGGCGCCATGGCCAGAAAGATCCTCGCCGGCGCCAAACCCGAGGCTCTGCCTGTTGAATTCCAGAAGGAACTGGTCTTCCACGTCAATCCCAAGGCCGCAGAGCGCATGGGCTTGAACCTCGATAAGGCCATCATCGATTCGGCCAATACCCTATATTGA